The following are encoded in a window of Microcaecilia unicolor chromosome 7, aMicUni1.1, whole genome shotgun sequence genomic DNA:
- the LOC115475023 gene encoding olfactory receptor 1019-like — translation MGEIKKMNHTKVTEFIILGFFEFPEMQPLFFLVFLIIYLMCLSGNLLIIVTVCSDSHLHSPMFFFLSNLSFLEICYVTVTVPKLLAVLIAQNKTISFMQCMIQMYLFLACSNVEFYLLTTMAYDRYVAICKPLHYTIIMNKKVCIILAIVSWTIAFLNPVSYVTLISQLFFCSSNEINHFFCDITALMSLSCSGTYVIETLTYIDGPLLGFTPLILTIISYVYIISAILKIHSAKGRQKAFSTCSSHLTVVLLFYGTSFGVYMRPKSDYSMDLNKLLTVVYITAIPLLNPLIYSLRNKELKETLWKTTRRTIFFSSKILHTFQQ, via the coding sequence atgggagaaataaaaaagaTGAATCACACCAAGGTTACAGAATTCATCATTCTGGGATTCTTTGAGTTTCCTGAGATGCAGCCCCTCTTTTTCCTTGtgtttttgattatttatttgaTGTGCTTGTCAGGGAATCTTCTTATTATAGTCACAGTGTGCTCTGATTCCCATCTGCATAGCCCCATGTTCTTCTTCCTGAGCAACTTGTCCTTCCTTGAAATCTGTTACGTGACTGTCACAGTGCCTAAATTGTTAGCAGTGCTCATAGCACAGAATAAGACCATTTCTTTCATGCAGTGTATGATCCAGATGTACCTGTTCCTGGCCTGTAGCAATGTTGAGTTCTATCTTCTTACCACCATGGCTTATGATCGCTATGTTGCAATCTGCAAACCCTTGCATTACACCATTATCATgaacaagaaagtctgcattattCTAGCCATTGTTTCATGGACAATTGCATTTTTAAATCCAGTCTCTTATGTTACTTTAATATCACAGTTATTTTTCTGTAGCTCCAATGAAAttaaccatttcttctgtgaCATAACAGCATTGATGAGTTTGTCATGCTCAGGGACCTATGTCATTGAAACTTTAACTTATATTGATGGTCCACTTTTAGGTTTTACCCCACTCATATTAACAATTATATCATATGTGTACATTATTTCTGCCATATTAAAAATCCACTCTGCTAAGGGTAGACAAaaggccttttctacctgttcctCTCACCTCACTGTTGTTCTATTATTTTATGGGACCTCTTTTGGTGTGTACATGAGACCCAAGTCTGATTACTCTATGGATCTTAACAAACTGCTTACTGTAGTGTATATAACTGCAATTCCACTGCTTAACCCCTTGATTTATAGTTTGAGAaataaggaactgaaagaaacttTATGGAAAACAACCAGAAGAactattttcttttcttctaaAATCTTGCACACATTTCAACAGTGA